The following are encoded in a window of Streptomyces sp. SAT1 genomic DNA:
- a CDS encoding GNAT family N-acetyltransferase — MTTTLRPTEPLQQHPDGTRSRRYQVCVNSRPVGVLHLATHPVFGPAVARILDLRIDEPDRGRGRGTVAALAAEEVARDWGCRRVEITVPATEEAALRLVAALGYVPRNRGMEKRLGATAPELPAGTRGRPLTDAEYGPWLEHGKAVYAQSWIDRGVPADEAHAKSEADHARLLPQGPATPDMLISVLEHEGTPVGTLWVALDEDRAFVYDVEADARFRGRGHGRSLMLLAEAQAIAAGRPVLGLNVFAGNTPAERLYDSLGYRTTLHSLYKELP; from the coding sequence ATGACCACCACCCTGCGGCCCACCGAGCCGCTCCAGCAGCACCCCGACGGAACCCGCTCGCGCCGCTACCAGGTCTGCGTGAACAGCCGCCCCGTCGGCGTGCTCCATCTGGCCACCCACCCGGTCTTCGGGCCCGCCGTCGCCCGGATCCTCGACCTGCGCATCGACGAGCCCGACCGGGGCCGGGGCCGCGGCACGGTGGCCGCGCTGGCCGCCGAGGAGGTCGCGCGCGACTGGGGGTGCCGGCGCGTCGAGATCACCGTGCCCGCCACCGAGGAGGCCGCCCTGCGGCTCGTCGCCGCGCTCGGCTACGTCCCGCGCAACCGCGGCATGGAGAAGCGACTCGGCGCCACCGCGCCCGAACTGCCCGCGGGCACCCGCGGCCGGCCGCTCACCGACGCCGAGTACGGCCCGTGGCTGGAGCACGGCAAGGCCGTCTACGCGCAGAGCTGGATCGACCGCGGCGTACCGGCCGACGAGGCGCACGCCAAGTCGGAGGCCGACCACGCCCGGCTGCTGCCCCAGGGCCCGGCCACACCGGACATGCTGATCAGCGTCCTGGAACACGAGGGCACCCCGGTCGGCACCCTGTGGGTCGCCCTCGACGAGGACAGGGCGTTCGTCTACGACGTCGAGGCCGACGCGCGCTTCCGCGGCCGGGGCCACGGCCGCTCCCTGATGCTGCTCGCCGAGGCCCAGGCCATCGCCGCGGGCCGGCCCGTCCTCGGCCTCAACGTCTTCGCCGGCAACACCCCGGCCGAGCGCCTCTACGACTCCCTCGGCTACCGCACGACCCTGCACTCCCTCTACAAGGAACTGCCCTGA
- a CDS encoding DUF4365 domain-containing protein, translating to MVTAQPERSGLLPGRAGTRRGTLATTACMETLQVGYLHAVAAAAGCSLSQPFPDNGIDWHVSHSAPGHTVDDEVTVKVQLKCTYQLPPHPPGPTFAFTLDNAHLAKLARTPVSVHKILVVMIVPRSQDQWLRAGHDRLDLRHCCYWVNLAGHPISGRHRTTVRIPTSRIFDDRALCEIMTRVGTGGRP from the coding sequence ATGGTGACGGCGCAGCCCGAGCGGAGCGGGCTGCTGCCCGGCCGCGCGGGCACCCGACGCGGCACACTCGCCACCACCGCCTGCATGGAGACCTTGCAGGTGGGCTATCTGCACGCCGTCGCCGCCGCGGCCGGCTGCTCCCTGTCCCAGCCCTTCCCGGACAACGGCATCGACTGGCACGTCAGCCACAGCGCCCCCGGACACACCGTCGACGACGAGGTGACCGTCAAGGTGCAGCTCAAGTGCACCTACCAGCTCCCGCCCCACCCGCCGGGCCCGACCTTCGCCTTCACCCTGGACAACGCCCACCTGGCGAAGCTCGCCCGCACCCCGGTCTCGGTCCACAAGATCCTGGTCGTGATGATCGTGCCGCGCTCCCAGGACCAGTGGCTGCGGGCCGGACACGACCGGCTCGACCTGAGGCACTGCTGCTACTGGGTCAACCTCGCCGGCCATCCGATCAGCGGCCGCCACCGCACCACCGTACGGATACCGACCTCGCGCATCTTCGACGACCGGGCCCTGTGCGAGATCATGACGCGGGTCGGGACCGGAGGCAGACCATGA
- a CDS encoding aminotransferase class IV gives MKVWLDGALRDLESARVSALDHGLTVGDGVFETVKATEGKPFALTRHLDRLTRSARGLGLPAPDLDEVRRACAAVLGAHPVPLGRLRITYTGGHGPLGSDRGEHPPTLVVALGEAARRPDSTAAVTVPFTRNERGALTGLKTTSYAENVVALARARAQDASEALFGNTVGQLCEGTGSNVFVVLGGEIHTPPLASGCLAGVTRALVLDWTGARESDLPLDVLDRAEEVFLTSTLRDVQAVHRVDGRELPGTAGPVTAKAMRIFDERSGDDLDP, from the coding sequence GTGAAGGTATGGCTCGACGGCGCACTGCGGGACCTGGAGTCCGCGCGCGTCTCCGCCCTGGACCACGGGCTGACCGTGGGCGACGGCGTCTTCGAGACGGTCAAGGCCACCGAGGGGAAGCCGTTCGCGCTCACCCGCCACCTGGACCGGCTGACCCGCTCGGCCCGCGGCCTCGGCCTGCCCGCCCCCGACCTCGACGAGGTCCGCCGCGCCTGCGCCGCCGTCCTCGGCGCCCACCCCGTGCCGCTCGGCCGGCTGCGCATCACCTACACCGGCGGCCACGGCCCCCTCGGCTCCGACCGGGGCGAGCACCCGCCCACCCTCGTCGTCGCCCTCGGGGAGGCCGCCCGCCGCCCCGACTCCACCGCCGCCGTCACCGTCCCCTTCACCCGCAACGAACGCGGCGCCCTCACCGGTCTGAAGACCACCTCCTACGCGGAGAACGTCGTCGCCCTCGCCCGTGCCCGCGCCCAGGACGCCTCCGAGGCCCTGTTCGGCAACACCGTCGGACAGCTCTGCGAGGGCACCGGGTCCAACGTCTTCGTCGTCCTCGGCGGCGAGATCCACACCCCGCCGCTCGCCTCCGGCTGCCTCGCCGGTGTCACCCGCGCGCTGGTCCTCGACTGGACCGGAGCCCGCGAGAGCGACCTGCCGCTCGACGTCCTGGACCGCGCCGAGGAGGTCTTCCTCACCTCCACCCTGCGCGACGTGCAGGCCGTCCACCGCGTCGACGGCCGCGAGCTGCCCGGCACGGCGGGCCCGGTGACCGCCAAGGCCATGCGGATCTTCGACGAGCGGTCCGGGGACGACCTCGACCCGTGA
- a CDS encoding aminoglycoside phosphotransferase family protein — protein MTASTTAPVDPPPALTAQVIRAAHPGAPGCDRPTTVLADRPEATVVRHCGTVAKAHAPGTDPAALAHRLTLAARLPDILLPPLDPAPVASGDRLVTFWPHGTPVDPEVPEAAPWEATAALLARLHRTPVPPGLPPMRGPEKAARAVARLRAGAPGHPAAGPVLRAWAALPAWARAEAPAPGPAAVCHGDLHLGQLVRHPVPDGPWLLIDVDDLGTGAPAWDLARPAAWFACGLLPPDDWTRFLTAYRTAGGPAVPHDGDPWAALDTAARALTVQSAARAVAKAAAAGRALDEVERAVVDACHRMAPPPGELAGGPPQ, from the coding sequence GTGACCGCCAGCACCACCGCCCCCGTCGACCCGCCCCCCGCACTGACCGCGCAGGTCATCAGGGCCGCCCACCCCGGCGCGCCCGGCTGCGACCGCCCGACGACCGTCCTGGCCGACCGCCCCGAAGCCACGGTGGTCCGGCACTGCGGCACCGTCGCGAAGGCGCACGCACCGGGCACGGACCCCGCCGCGCTCGCCCACCGCCTGACCCTGGCCGCCCGCCTGCCGGACATCCTGCTGCCCCCGCTCGACCCCGCCCCCGTGGCGTCGGGCGACCGCCTCGTCACCTTCTGGCCGCACGGCACGCCCGTCGACCCCGAGGTCCCGGAGGCCGCGCCCTGGGAAGCCACCGCCGCACTCCTCGCCCGCCTCCACCGCACCCCCGTGCCGCCCGGACTGCCGCCCATGCGCGGCCCGGAGAAGGCCGCCCGCGCCGTCGCCCGGCTGCGCGCCGGCGCCCCCGGCCACCCGGCCGCCGGCCCGGTCCTGCGGGCGTGGGCCGCCCTGCCCGCCTGGGCGCGCGCCGAGGCACCCGCGCCCGGTCCCGCCGCCGTCTGCCACGGCGACCTGCACCTGGGCCAGCTCGTACGCCATCCGGTACCCGACGGCCCCTGGCTGCTGATCGACGTCGACGACCTCGGCACCGGAGCGCCCGCCTGGGACCTGGCCCGTCCCGCCGCCTGGTTCGCCTGCGGGCTGCTCCCGCCCGACGACTGGACCCGCTTCCTCACCGCCTACCGGACGGCGGGCGGCCCCGCCGTGCCGCATGACGGCGACCCGTGGGCCGCCCTGGACACCGCCGCCCGCGCCCTGACCGTGCAGAGCGCCGCACGGGCCGTGGCCAAGGCGGCGGCGGCCGGCCGCGCCCTGGACGAGGTGGAGCGGGCCGTGGTCGACGCCTGCCACCGAATGGCGCCGCCGCCCGGCGAGTTGGCGGGCGGACCGCCCCAGTAA
- the thrS gene encoding threonine--tRNA ligase, translating to MSDVRVIIQRDSEREERTVTTGTTAADLFAGERSIVAARVGGELKDLAYEVADGETVEGVEITSEDGLNILRHSTAHVMAQAVQELFPEAKLGIGPPVKDGFYYDFDVERPFHPDDLKAIEKKMQEIQKRGQRFARRVVTDAEAREELAGEPYKLELIGLKGSASSEDGADVEVGAGELTIYDNLDAKTGELCWKDLCRGPHLPSTRLIPAFKLMRNAAAYWRGSEKNPMLQRIYGTAWPSKDELKQYLEFLAEAEKRDHRKLGNELDLFSIPEQIGSGLAVFHPRGGIVRRVMEDYSRRRHEEEGYEFVYTPHATKGKLFETSGHLDWYADGMYPPMQLDEGVDYYLKPMNCPMHNLIFDARGRSYRELPLRLFEFGTVYRYEKSGVVHGLTRARGFTQDDAHIYCTREQMADELDKTLTFVLNLLRDYGLTDFYLELSTKDPEKFVGSDEAWEEATETLRQVAEKQGLPLVPDPGGAAFYGPKISVQAKDAIGRTWQMSTVQLDFNLPERFDLEYTAADGSKQRPVMIHRALFGSIERFFAVLLEHYAGAFPAWLAPVQAVGIPIGDAHVDYLHTFAAEARKKGLRVEVDSSSDRMQKKIRNAQKQKVPFMVIAGDEDMANNAVSFRYRDGSQDNGIPFDEAIARIAKVVEERTQV from the coding sequence GTGTCAGACGTCCGTGTGATCATCCAACGCGATTCCGAGCGGGAAGAGCGCACGGTGACGACGGGCACCACGGCCGCCGACCTCTTCGCCGGCGAGCGCTCGATCGTCGCCGCGCGCGTGGGCGGCGAGCTGAAGGACCTGGCGTACGAGGTCGCGGACGGCGAGACCGTCGAGGGTGTGGAGATCACCTCCGAGGACGGTCTGAACATCCTGCGCCACTCCACCGCGCACGTCATGGCGCAGGCCGTGCAGGAGCTGTTCCCCGAGGCCAAGCTGGGCATCGGCCCGCCGGTCAAGGACGGCTTCTACTATGACTTCGACGTCGAGCGGCCCTTCCACCCCGATGACCTCAAGGCCATCGAGAAGAAGATGCAGGAGATCCAGAAGCGCGGGCAGCGGTTCGCCCGCCGGGTGGTCACCGACGCAGAGGCCCGCGAGGAGCTGGCCGGCGAGCCGTACAAGCTGGAGCTGATCGGCCTCAAGGGCTCCGCCTCCTCCGAGGACGGCGCGGACGTCGAGGTCGGCGCCGGCGAGCTGACGATCTACGACAACCTGGACGCCAAGACCGGCGAGCTGTGCTGGAAGGACCTCTGCCGCGGTCCCCACCTGCCCTCCACCCGGCTCATCCCGGCGTTCAAGCTGATGCGCAACGCCGCCGCCTACTGGCGTGGCAGCGAGAAGAACCCGATGCTCCAGCGCATCTACGGCACCGCCTGGCCGTCCAAGGACGAGTTGAAGCAGTACCTGGAGTTCCTCGCCGAGGCCGAGAAGCGCGACCACCGCAAGCTGGGCAACGAGCTGGACCTCTTCTCCATCCCCGAGCAGATCGGCTCCGGCCTCGCCGTCTTCCACCCCAGGGGCGGCATCGTCCGCCGGGTCATGGAGGACTACTCGCGCCGCCGCCACGAGGAGGAGGGCTACGAGTTCGTCTACACCCCGCACGCGACGAAGGGGAAGCTCTTCGAGACCTCGGGCCACCTGGACTGGTACGCCGACGGCATGTACCCGCCCATGCAGCTCGACGAGGGCGTGGACTACTACCTCAAGCCCATGAACTGCCCGATGCACAACCTGATCTTCGACGCGCGCGGCCGGTCCTACCGCGAACTGCCGCTGCGCCTCTTCGAGTTCGGGACGGTGTACCGGTACGAGAAGTCGGGCGTCGTGCACGGTCTGACCCGCGCCCGCGGCTTCACCCAGGACGACGCGCACATCTACTGCACCCGCGAGCAGATGGCCGACGAGCTCGACAAGACGCTCACCTTCGTGCTGAACCTGCTGCGCGACTACGGTCTGACCGACTTCTACCTGGAGCTGTCGACCAAGGACCCGGAGAAGTTCGTCGGCTCGGACGAGGCGTGGGAAGAGGCCACCGAGACCCTGCGCCAGGTCGCCGAGAAGCAGGGCCTTCCGCTGGTCCCGGACCCGGGCGGTGCCGCCTTCTACGGCCCGAAGATCTCCGTCCAGGCCAAGGACGCCATCGGCCGCACCTGGCAGATGTCGACCGTCCAGCTCGACTTCAACCTGCCCGAGCGCTTCGACCTGGAGTACACCGCCGCGGACGGCTCCAAGCAGCGCCCGGTCATGATCCACCGCGCGCTGTTCGGCTCCATCGAGCGGTTCTTCGCGGTGCTCCTGGAGCACTACGCGGGCGCCTTCCCAGCGTGGCTGGCCCCGGTCCAGGCGGTCGGCATCCCGATCGGCGACGCGCACGTCGACTATCTGCACACGTTCGCCGCCGAGGCCAGGAAGAAGGGCCTGCGGGTGGAGGTCGACTCCTCCTCGGACCGGATGCAGAAGAAGATCAGGAACGCGCAGAAGCAGAAGGTGCCGTTCATGGTCATCGCGGGCGACGAGGACATGGCGAACAACGCCGTCTCCTTCCGCTACCGCGACGGCTCGCAGGACAACGGCATCCCCTTCGACGAGGCCATCGCCAGGATCGCGAAGGTGGTCGAGGAGCGGACGCAGGTCTGA
- a CDS encoding SsgA family sporulation/cell division regulator, producing MNTTVSCELHLRLVVSSESSLPVPAGLRYDTADPYAVHATFHTGAEETVEWVFARDLLAEGLHRPTGTGDVRVWPSRSHGQGVVCIALSSPEGEALLEAPARALESFLKRTDAAVPPGTEHRHFDLDQELSHILAES from the coding sequence ATGAACACCACGGTCAGCTGCGAGCTGCACCTGCGCCTCGTTGTGTCGAGCGAGTCCTCCCTGCCTGTCCCCGCAGGCCTGCGGTACGACACGGCCGACCCCTACGCCGTGCACGCCACCTTCCACACCGGAGCCGAGGAGACCGTCGAGTGGGTGTTCGCCCGCGACCTCCTCGCCGAGGGGCTTCACCGTCCCACGGGCACCGGCGACGTCCGAGTCTGGCCGTCGCGCAGTCATGGTCAGGGCGTCGTGTGCATCGCCCTGAGCTCTCCGGAGGGCGAGGCACTGCTCGAGGCCCCGGCGCGGGCCCTGGAGTCCTTCCTGAAGCGGACGGACGCGGCCGTGCCCCCGGGCACGGAACACCGGCACTTCGATCTCGATCAGGAGCTGTCGCACATCCTCGCGGAGAGTTAG
- a CDS encoding 3'-5' exonuclease: MTCCWYEGPLAAFDTETTGVDVETDRIVSAAVVVQDAPGARPRTVRWLVNPGVPVPEAATAVHGLTEEHLHRNGRWPAPVMYEIAEELAEQAALGRPLVVMNAPFDLTLLDRELRRHRASSLGRWLESSPLSVLDPRVLDKHLDRYRKGRRTLTDLCAHYEVTLAEAHDAAADALAALEVVRALGRRFAARLERLSPAELHALQTGWHAAQARGLQAWFARTGTEETVDPAWPLRPELPAAA; encoded by the coding sequence ATGACGTGCTGCTGGTACGAGGGGCCGCTGGCCGCCTTCGACACGGAGACCACGGGCGTCGACGTCGAGACCGACCGCATCGTGTCGGCCGCCGTCGTCGTCCAGGACGCGCCGGGCGCGCGGCCCAGGACGGTGCGCTGGCTGGTGAATCCGGGGGTGCCGGTGCCCGAGGCGGCGACGGCGGTGCACGGCCTGACGGAGGAGCATCTGCACCGCAACGGGCGCTGGCCCGCGCCGGTGATGTACGAGATAGCCGAGGAGCTGGCGGAACAGGCCGCGCTGGGCCGCCCGCTCGTGGTGATGAACGCGCCGTTCGATCTGACGCTGCTGGACCGGGAGTTGCGGCGGCACCGGGCGTCCTCGCTGGGCCGCTGGCTGGAGTCGTCGCCGCTGAGCGTGCTGGATCCGCGGGTGCTGGACAAGCATCTGGACCGCTACCGCAAGGGGCGGCGCACGCTCACCGATCTGTGCGCGCACTACGAGGTGACGCTGGCGGAGGCGCATGACGCGGCGGCGGACGCGCTGGCCGCGCTGGAGGTGGTCCGGGCGCTCGGCCGCCGGTTCGCGGCCCGGCTGGAGCGGCTGTCCCCCGCCGAGCTGCACGCGTTGCAGACGGGCTGGCACGCGGCGCAGGCGCGGGGCCTGCAGGCGTGGTTCGCGCGCACCGGCACCGAGGAGACCGTGGATCCGGCCTGGCCACTGCGCCCGGAGCTGCCGGCGGCGGCTTGA
- a CDS encoding TIGR02611 family protein, producing MNTGSDEPAQVAATPDGATMEGKPEVPRDPHGRAGADGAPDRRGLGSRAPEFVRSRRVLHVSWQVGVFVVGLAVVVTGVILLPLPGPGWVVIFGGMAIWATEFVWAQLVLRWTKRKVTEAAQRALDPRVRRRNIALTVAGLVIIAVLGGIYLWKFGLVMPWSIRHQ from the coding sequence ATGAATACGGGGAGTGACGAGCCGGCCCAGGTTGCCGCGACGCCGGACGGAGCGACGATGGAGGGGAAGCCCGAAGTACCCCGCGATCCCCACGGCAGGGCCGGGGCGGACGGGGCGCCGGACCGCCGGGGCCTCGGGTCCCGCGCGCCCGAGTTCGTCCGGTCCCGGCGCGTGCTCCACGTCAGCTGGCAGGTCGGCGTCTTCGTCGTCGGCCTCGCGGTCGTCGTCACCGGCGTCATCCTGCTCCCGCTGCCCGGACCGGGCTGGGTGGTCATCTTCGGCGGCATGGCGATCTGGGCGACCGAGTTCGTCTGGGCCCAGCTCGTGCTGCGCTGGACCAAACGCAAGGTCACCGAGGCGGCCCAGCGGGCCCTCGACCCCAGGGTGCGCCGCCGCAACATCGCTTTGACCGTGGCCGGACTCGTGATCATCGCGGTGCTCGGCGGGATCTACCTGTGGAAGTTCGGCCTGGTCATGCCCTGGAGCATCAGGCACCAGTGA
- a CDS encoding SRPBCC family protein — translation MDWTHYRFLSRWPVPAPPAAVYAALERVEDYPRWWPQVREVRRTGATAGVVRIRSLLPYDMTFTAREARRDPAAGILEVAMTGDIDGWARWTLTAHGTGTLARYDQVVDVHKPLLRRLAVPGRPVFRLNHRLMMSAGRRGLAAHLATV, via the coding sequence ATGGACTGGACCCACTACCGCTTCCTCAGCCGGTGGCCCGTGCCCGCCCCGCCCGCCGCCGTGTACGCGGCCCTGGAACGGGTCGAGGACTACCCGCGGTGGTGGCCGCAGGTGCGCGAGGTCCGCCGGACCGGCGCCACCGCAGGCGTCGTCCGGATCCGCTCCCTGCTGCCGTACGACATGACGTTCACCGCCCGCGAGGCGCGCCGCGACCCGGCCGCCGGGATCCTGGAGGTGGCGATGACCGGGGACATCGACGGCTGGGCGCGCTGGACCCTCACCGCCCACGGCACCGGCACCCTGGCCCGCTACGACCAGGTCGTCGACGTGCACAAGCCGCTGCTCAGACGCCTCGCGGTGCCCGGCCGCCCCGTCTTCCGGCTCAACCACCGGCTGATGATGAGCGCCGGACGGCGGGGGCTGGCCGCGCATCTGGCGACGGTTTGA
- a CDS encoding TFIIB-type zinc ribbon-containing protein — protein MQCPKCHAPMHTYNRNGIQIEQCSGCRGIFLDYGELEALTRLESQWSQPAPPPAPQGYPAPQAYPAPPAPAWGAPHGGHGHYGHGHKRKSFGHMLFSS, from the coding sequence ATGCAGTGTCCCAAGTGCCACGCGCCGATGCACACCTACAACCGCAACGGCATCCAGATCGAGCAGTGCAGCGGCTGCCGCGGCATCTTCCTCGACTACGGCGAGCTGGAGGCACTGACCCGCCTGGAGTCCCAGTGGTCGCAGCCCGCCCCGCCGCCCGCCCCGCAGGGCTACCCGGCCCCGCAGGCGTACCCCGCCCCGCCCGCCCCCGCCTGGGGCGCTCCGCACGGCGGCCACGGGCACTACGGACACGGCCACAAGCGCAAGAGCTTCGGCCACATGCTCTTCTCCAGCTGA
- a CDS encoding chorismate-binding protein, translated as MLDLPPLARFGDRLATGLTDVTDDPAALDSTGFWAVAADYEGRLTCARFRDVRHAPVPAPVPGAWRGPAAADWTSSLDRRAYTAGVRRVREHIAAGEVYQVNLCRVLSAPVRPDADVDALTAVLARGNPAPYAGTIRLPEHGVEIATASPELFLRRAGRTAESGPIKGTARTEDELLDKDHAENVMIVDLVRNDLGRVCATGSVTVPDLCAVEKHPGLVHLVSTVHGDLRPGTGWPELLAAAFPAGSITGAPKSSALRIIDALETAPRGPYCGGIGWVDADRGTGELAVGIRTFWIDRPGGAGTGAVLRFGAGAGITWDSDPEGEWRETELKAARLLAVASGTYEHGGEDTAL; from the coding sequence GTGCTCGACCTGCCTCCTCTGGCGCGCTTCGGCGACCGCCTCGCGACCGGCCTGACCGATGTCACCGACGACCCGGCGGCCCTGGACTCCACCGGTTTCTGGGCGGTCGCCGCCGACTACGAGGGCCGTCTGACCTGCGCCCGCTTCCGCGACGTACGGCACGCGCCCGTGCCCGCCCCGGTGCCCGGCGCCTGGCGCGGACCGGCCGCCGCCGACTGGACCTCCTCGCTCGACCGCCGCGCGTACACCGCGGGCGTGCGCCGGGTGCGCGAGCACATCGCGGCAGGCGAGGTCTACCAGGTCAACCTCTGCCGGGTGCTCTCCGCGCCGGTCCGCCCCGACGCCGACGTGGACGCGCTCACCGCCGTCCTGGCCCGCGGCAACCCGGCCCCGTACGCCGGAACGATTCGCCTGCCGGAGCACGGCGTGGAAATCGCCACCGCCTCCCCGGAGCTGTTCCTGCGCCGCGCGGGCCGCACCGCGGAGTCGGGCCCGATCAAGGGCACCGCCCGCACCGAGGACGAACTCCTCGACAAGGACCACGCCGAGAACGTGATGATCGTGGACCTGGTCCGCAACGACCTCGGCCGGGTCTGCGCCACCGGCAGCGTCACCGTCCCCGACCTGTGCGCCGTCGAGAAGCACCCCGGCCTGGTCCACCTCGTCTCCACCGTCCACGGCGACCTGCGCCCCGGCACCGGCTGGCCCGAACTGCTCGCCGCCGCCTTCCCGGCCGGTTCGATCACCGGCGCCCCCAAGTCGAGCGCCCTGCGGATCATCGACGCCCTGGAGACCGCGCCCCGCGGACCGTACTGCGGCGGCATCGGCTGGGTCGACGCCGACCGGGGCACCGGTGAACTGGCCGTCGGCATCCGCACCTTCTGGATCGACCGGCCCGGCGGCGCCGGAACGGGCGCCGTGCTGCGCTTCGGCGCGGGCGCCGGCATCACCTGGGACTCCGACCCCGAGGGGGAGTGGCGGGAGACCGAACTGAAGGCGGCCCGGCTGCTCGCGGTAGCGTCGGGCACCTACGAGCACGGCGGAGAGGACACGGCACTGTGA
- a CDS encoding CGNR zinc finger domain-containing protein: protein MLITHDTRCALDTVVDLVNTAPEDDSAPDGLADLAALTDFVRRHDMSDVGVLSEFDLSAVRRIRGRFAGIFSAPDSRTAAGMINELVAAAGTTPRLTDHDGYDWHVHYFAPGASVADHLAADCGMALAFFVVAGEQERLRRCEAPDCRRAFVDLSRNRSRRYCDSRTCGNRLHVAAYRARRKEAAG, encoded by the coding sequence GTGCTGATCACCCACGACACCCGGTGCGCGCTCGACACCGTGGTGGATCTGGTGAACACCGCACCGGAGGACGACTCGGCGCCGGACGGGCTGGCGGATCTCGCCGCGCTGACGGATTTCGTACGCCGGCACGACATGAGCGATGTCGGGGTCCTCTCGGAGTTCGATCTCTCGGCGGTGCGCCGCATCCGCGGCCGGTTCGCGGGGATCTTCTCCGCCCCGGACTCCCGTACGGCCGCCGGGATGATCAACGAGCTGGTGGCGGCGGCGGGCACCACGCCCCGGCTGACGGACCACGACGGCTACGACTGGCATGTGCACTACTTCGCCCCCGGTGCGTCGGTCGCCGATCACCTGGCGGCGGACTGCGGGATGGCGCTGGCGTTCTTCGTGGTGGCCGGGGAGCAGGAGCGGCTGCGCCGGTGCGAGGCGCCCGACTGCCGGCGGGCCTTCGTCGACCTGTCCCGCAACCGCTCGCGGCGCTACTGCGACAGCCGCACCTGCGGCAACCGGCTGCATGTGGCCGCGTACCGCGCGCGGCGCAAGGAGGCGGCGGGCTGA
- a CDS encoding DsbA family protein, which translates to MSDTSPASTAPVLDVWCELQCPDCRTALDDLRALRARYGDRLELRLRHFPLDKHRHAFAAAQAAEEAAEQGRLWPYVEAVLARVAELDRRGEPLLVEVARELGLDAEEFDTALIDGRHILMVDADQAEGKAIGVTGTPTYVVGGEHLDGGTSQEGLRERVEEIVDRLLAQQGRGGQDTA; encoded by the coding sequence ATGAGCGACACCTCCCCCGCATCCACGGCCCCGGTCCTCGACGTCTGGTGCGAGCTCCAGTGCCCGGACTGCCGTACGGCGCTGGACGACCTGCGTGCCCTGCGCGCCCGCTACGGCGACCGGCTGGAGCTGCGGCTGCGGCACTTCCCGCTGGACAAGCACCGGCACGCCTTCGCCGCCGCGCAGGCCGCCGAGGAGGCCGCCGAGCAGGGGCGGCTGTGGCCGTACGTGGAGGCGGTGCTCGCCCGGGTGGCGGAGCTGGACCGCCGGGGCGAGCCGCTGCTGGTCGAGGTGGCCCGTGAACTGGGCCTGGACGCCGAGGAGTTCGACACCGCGCTGATCGACGGCCGGCACATCCTGATGGTGGACGCCGACCAGGCCGAGGGCAAGGCGATCGGGGTGACGGGCACACCGACGTATGTGGTCGGCGGCGAGCACCTGGACGGCGGCACCAGCCAGGAGGGGCTGCGCGAGCGCGTCGAGGAGATCGTCGACCGGCTGCTGGCGCAGCAGGGCCGGGGCGGCCAGGACACGGCCTGA
- a CDS encoding HIT family protein — translation MTSEPEQQIGVGTQDAFQRLWTPHRMAYIQGENKPTGPGAKDGCPFCAIPAKSDEDGLIVRRGEQVYAVLNLYPYNGGHLMTVPYRHVADYTDLTAAETAELGELTKQAMRALRAASGAHGFNIGMNQGSVAGAGIAAHLHQHIVPRWGGDTNFMPVVGHTRVLPQLLADTRKMLAEAWPA, via the coding sequence ATGACGAGTGAGCCGGAGCAGCAGATCGGAGTGGGGACGCAGGACGCGTTCCAGCGCCTGTGGACGCCCCACCGGATGGCCTACATCCAGGGCGAGAACAAGCCGACCGGTCCAGGCGCCAAGGACGGCTGCCCCTTCTGCGCGATCCCGGCCAAGTCCGACGAGGACGGTCTGATCGTCCGGCGCGGCGAGCAGGTGTACGCGGTGCTCAACCTGTACCCGTACAACGGCGGCCATCTGATGACGGTGCCCTACCGCCATGTCGCCGACTACACCGACCTCACCGCGGCGGAGACCGCCGAGCTGGGGGAGCTGACCAAGCAGGCGATGCGGGCCCTGCGCGCGGCCTCCGGAGCGCACGGGTTCAACATCGGCATGAACCAGGGCTCGGTGGCGGGCGCGGGCATCGCCGCCCATCTGCACCAGCACATCGTGCCCCGCTGGGGCGGCGACACCAACTTCATGCCGGTGGTCGGGCACACCCGGGTGCTGCCCCAACTGCTCGCCGACACCCGCAAGATGCTCGCGGAGGCCTGGCCCGCGTAG